A single Actinomadura algeriensis DNA region contains:
- a CDS encoding pyridoxal phosphate-dependent decarboxylase family protein has protein sequence MHSRIAADHAELTRLLEEVRAHAAGVLARMDEREVVPSGRVPEPEGLPGEGAGLAGALAAFADRWEPAFSASAGPRYLGFVTGGATPAALAGDWMTGVWDQNSVTSLDGAGQSLERETVGWLRELFGLPEGHRGTFVGGATASNFVGLAVAREWLGERAGVSPAEDGAGALGDVRVLSGAAHSSVFKALAMLGLGRRSLVGVPTVDGRECVDVAALEGALRDAGGPCVVVANAGTVNTGDFDDLRAVAGLRERYPFWLHVDAAFGGFAALSAAHAHLVEGIGAADSICVDLHKWLNVPYGSALQFTRRPDLQAAVFRNAAAYLRPLGETPDLVHLTPENSRRLRALAAWFALRAYGREGHREIVERCTACARALGDAVEAVPGLRLLAPVRLNVVCFTFADRPDAGRLAALAERVSGEAFLTPTVHAGVPALRAAFSGWRTGEADVRRVAAALREAVPRV, from the coding sequence ATGCATTCGAGGATCGCCGCGGACCACGCGGAGCTGACGCGTCTGCTGGAGGAGGTGCGGGCGCACGCCGCCGGGGTGCTCGCCCGGATGGACGAACGGGAGGTCGTCCCGTCGGGGAGGGTGCCGGAGCCGGAGGGGCTGCCGGGTGAGGGGGCCGGGCTGGCGGGGGCGCTCGCGGCGTTCGCGGACCGGTGGGAGCCCGCGTTCTCGGCGAGTGCGGGCCCTCGTTATCTGGGGTTCGTGACCGGCGGGGCGACTCCGGCCGCGCTCGCGGGCGACTGGATGACCGGGGTGTGGGATCAAAACTCGGTGACGTCCCTCGACGGGGCGGGGCAGTCGCTGGAGCGGGAGACGGTCGGGTGGCTGCGGGAGTTGTTCGGGCTTCCGGAGGGGCATCGCGGGACGTTCGTGGGCGGGGCGACCGCGTCGAACTTCGTCGGGCTCGCGGTGGCGCGGGAGTGGCTCGGGGAGCGGGCTGGGGTGTCGCCCGCGGAGGACGGGGCGGGCGCGCTGGGGGACGTGCGGGTTCTGTCGGGGGCGGCGCATTCGAGCGTGTTCAAGGCGCTCGCGATGCTGGGGCTGGGACGGCGCTCACTGGTGGGGGTGCCGACGGTGGACGGGCGGGAGTGCGTGGACGTCGCGGCGCTCGAGGGGGCGCTGCGGGACGCCGGGGGGCCGTGCGTGGTGGTGGCGAACGCGGGGACGGTGAACACCGGAGACTTCGACGACCTGCGGGCGGTCGCCGGGCTGCGGGAGCGGTACCCGTTCTGGCTGCACGTGGACGCCGCGTTCGGGGGGTTCGCGGCGCTGTCCGCGGCGCACGCGCATCTGGTCGAGGGGATCGGGGCGGCGGACTCGATCTGCGTCGATCTGCACAAGTGGCTGAACGTCCCGTACGGGAGCGCCCTGCAGTTCACGCGGCGGCCGGACCTGCAGGCGGCGGTGTTCCGCAACGCCGCCGCGTACCTCCGGCCGCTGGGCGAGACGCCCGATCTGGTGCATCTGACGCCGGAGAACTCGCGGCGGCTGCGGGCGCTCGCGGCGTGGTTCGCGCTGCGCGCCTACGGGCGGGAGGGGCATCGCGAGATCGTGGAGCGGTGCACGGCGTGCGCGCGGGCGCTGGGCGACGCGGTGGAGGCGGTGCCGGGGCTGCGGCTGCTCGCGCCGGTGCGGTTGAACGTCGTGTGCTTCACGTTCGCGGACCGTCCGGACGCGGGGCGGCTCGCGGCGCTCGCGGAGCGGGTGTCCGGGGAGGCGTTCCTGACGCCGACGGTGCACGCGGGGGTGCCCGCGCTGCGGGCGGCGTTCAGCGGCTGGCGGACCGGCGAGGCCGACGTGCGCCGGGTCGCGGCGGCGCTGCGGGAGGCGGTGCCGCGGGTGTGA
- a CDS encoding ABC transporter substrate-binding protein, whose protein sequence is MSTRTRLAGALAAALVLVTGCGSGSSGDAEAAGETRSFAADDGTVTIPADPKRVVATGYAVPVLIEADAALVGISSWQRGLAMMSPEDRETYDGLKKIAGETAASTNYEAIAEADPDLIIIGVPRPVLGDIDMKRLKSIAPVAVIGPTVPSAWRELSKRQADAAGRLEYFASAKAAYDGKAAELKAKYADALDGVKFGHVGAYGDVSSGTFMREFGESWGTNIAEDVGVTYYGEVKEKGGGSKDVSETPSIEELPASLREADAVTYTLEPDGTPSEEVEFVLDSKLWKNLPAVKAGKAFGLRYTAAATYKSALLALDDVDRTLAPLLEGEQK, encoded by the coding sequence ATGTCCACTCGCACGCGACTCGCCGGAGCCCTCGCCGCGGCGCTCGTCCTGGTGACCGGCTGCGGCTCGGGGTCGTCCGGCGACGCCGAGGCCGCCGGGGAGACCCGGTCGTTCGCCGCCGACGACGGCACCGTGACCATCCCCGCCGACCCGAAGCGGGTCGTCGCGACCGGGTACGCGGTGCCGGTGCTGATCGAGGCCGACGCGGCGCTCGTCGGGATTTCCAGCTGGCAGCGCGGGCTGGCGATGATGTCTCCCGAGGACCGTGAGACCTACGACGGGCTCAAGAAGATCGCGGGCGAGACCGCCGCGTCGACCAACTACGAGGCGATCGCGGAGGCGGACCCGGACCTCATCATCATCGGCGTGCCGCGGCCCGTGCTCGGCGACATCGACATGAAGCGGCTGAAGTCGATCGCGCCGGTCGCGGTCATCGGGCCGACCGTCCCGTCCGCGTGGCGGGAGCTGTCGAAGCGCCAGGCGGACGCGGCGGGCCGGCTGGAGTACTTCGCGAGCGCGAAGGCCGCGTACGACGGGAAGGCCGCCGAGCTGAAGGCGAAGTACGCGGACGCGCTGGACGGGGTGAAGTTCGGGCACGTCGGCGCCTACGGGGACGTGTCGAGCGGGACGTTCATGCGCGAGTTCGGCGAGTCGTGGGGCACCAACATCGCCGAGGACGTCGGCGTGACGTACTACGGCGAGGTGAAGGAGAAGGGCGGCGGCTCCAAGGACGTGTCGGAGACGCCGTCGATCGAGGAGCTGCCGGCGAGCCTCCGCGAGGCGGACGCCGTCACCTACACGCTCGAGCCCGACGGGACCCCGAGCGAGGAGGTGGAGTTCGTCCTCGACTCCAAGCTGTGGAAGAACCTGCCCGCGGTGAAGGCGGGCAAGGCGTTCGGCCTGCGCTACACCGCCGCCGCCACGTACAAGTCGGCGCTGCTCGCCCTCGACGACGTCGACAGGACGCTCGCGCCGCTGCTGGAGGGCGAGCAGAAGTGA
- a CDS encoding FecCD family ABC transporter permease: protein MTGDLPRRVVFLLASVLVLAALAFASVCVGAGRAGPGAAWEALTAYAGTDEHVIVRDIRVPRTILAVFVGAALGTSGALIQTLTRNPLAEPGILGVNAGAGFAITLGAAAGFAASPSARLALALAGAGIAMLIVYGVGRTFPLRLVLAGVALTFVLSGLSMALRLAYPDALDRFRFWSVGALAGRERLSLELPLLAIGLALAGALVAARPLGGLALGEHVAQALGARVARIRFAALALFTVLAGASTAVAGPIAFVGLMVPHLARRAAGGSVPWLMAYTMVLGPVLLVASDIGSRLLLPTGEVPVALVTAFVGAPALIWVVRRYGAVAL, encoded by the coding sequence TTGACGGGTGACCTGCCTCGCCGGGTCGTGTTCCTGCTCGCGTCCGTCCTGGTCCTGGCCGCGCTGGCGTTCGCCAGCGTGTGCGTGGGGGCCGGGCGGGCCGGGCCGGGCGCGGCCTGGGAGGCGCTCACCGCGTACGCGGGGACGGACGAGCACGTGATCGTGCGCGACATCAGGGTGCCGCGCACGATCCTCGCCGTCTTCGTGGGCGCGGCGCTCGGGACGTCCGGGGCGCTGATCCAGACGCTGACCCGCAACCCGCTCGCCGAACCCGGCATCCTCGGCGTCAACGCGGGCGCCGGGTTCGCGATCACGCTCGGCGCGGCGGCGGGCTTCGCCGCGTCGCCGTCCGCGCGGCTCGCCCTGGCGCTGGCGGGCGCGGGCATCGCGATGCTGATCGTCTACGGGGTCGGCCGGACGTTCCCGCTGCGGCTCGTCCTGGCCGGGGTCGCGCTGACGTTCGTCCTGTCGGGGCTGTCGATGGCGCTGCGGCTGGCGTACCCGGACGCGCTGGACCGGTTCCGGTTCTGGTCGGTGGGGGCGCTCGCGGGCCGCGAGCGGCTCTCGCTGGAACTGCCGCTGCTGGCGATCGGGCTCGCCCTCGCGGGCGCGCTGGTCGCGGCCCGCCCGCTGGGCGGCCTGGCGCTGGGCGAGCACGTCGCGCAGGCGCTCGGCGCCCGCGTCGCCCGGATCCGGTTCGCGGCGCTGGCGCTGTTCACCGTGCTCGCGGGGGCGTCGACGGCGGTGGCCGGGCCGATCGCGTTCGTCGGGCTGATGGTGCCGCACCTGGCGCGCCGCGCGGCGGGCGGGTCGGTGCCGTGGCTGATGGCGTACACGATGGTGCTCGGCCCGGTGCTGCTGGTCGCGTCCGACATCGGGTCGCGGCTCCTGCTGCCGACCGGCGAGGTCCCGGTCGCGCTCGTCACCGCGTTCGTCGGCGCGCCCGCCCTGATCTGGGTCGTGCGCCGGTACGGGGCGGTGGCCCTGTGA
- a CDS encoding helix-turn-helix domain-containing protein, translating to MRPGGHFRDDPVHCEEFGYGLGDPDGIFVLKYRSASALLLGETRQDFLHQLYWSPDGVLAVLNGSSTEFLGPREGYWAARATAHEVRAGDRQTVYRVCLREIPPALHDRRCGPVALTAEASDLIRRITRRDCDEATALAARRRIMTGLTPLTGDDAPRPAVGGGYALTVARALSHDPADPTPLSEWARRLRVSAKTLQRDFVREFGMPYTRWRTRHRLSAARVLLHAHPVTEVAHRVGYASPSAFIAAYAGRYGRTPGRDRG from the coding sequence GTGCGCCCCGGAGGTCACTTTCGCGACGATCCCGTCCACTGCGAGGAATTCGGGTACGGACTCGGCGACCCCGACGGGATCTTCGTCCTCAAGTACCGCTCGGCGAGCGCGCTCCTCCTCGGCGAGACCCGCCAGGACTTCCTGCACCAGCTCTACTGGTCGCCCGACGGCGTCCTCGCCGTGCTGAACGGCTCGTCCACCGAGTTCCTCGGCCCCCGCGAGGGATACTGGGCCGCCCGCGCCACCGCGCACGAGGTCCGCGCCGGCGACCGCCAGACCGTCTACCGCGTCTGCCTCCGCGAGATCCCGCCCGCCCTGCACGACCGCCGCTGCGGCCCCGTCGCCCTCACCGCCGAGGCGTCCGACCTCATCCGGCGCATCACCCGCCGCGACTGCGACGAGGCCACCGCCCTCGCCGCCCGCCGCCGCATCATGACCGGCCTGACCCCCCTCACCGGCGACGACGCCCCCCGCCCCGCCGTCGGCGGCGGCTACGCCCTCACCGTCGCCCGCGCCCTCTCCCACGACCCCGCCGACCCCACCCCGCTCTCCGAATGGGCCCGCCGCCTCCGGGTCAGCGCGAAGACCCTGCAGCGCGACTTCGTCCGCGAATTCGGCATGCCCTACACCCGCTGGCGCACCCGCCACCGCCTCAGTGCCGCCCGCGTCCTCCTGCACGCCCACCCCGTCACCGAGGTCGCGCACCGCGTCGGCTACGCGAGCCCGTCCGCGTTCATCGCCGCCTACGCCGGCCGGTACGGCCGCACCCCCGGCCGCGACCGCGGCTGA
- a CDS encoding ABC transporter ATP-binding protein — protein MTGRLAARDVTLAYGDRTVSEGLALDVPDGRFTAVIGTNACGKSTLLRAFARQLSPASGRVELDGRDVAGYRPKPFAREVGFLPQGLVAPENMLVRQLVARGRYPHQTLLSAWSREDERAVSAAMDAAGVAALADRPVESLSGGQRQRAWIAMVLAQETSYLLLDEPTTFLDITHQYQLLTLLARLRDEGRTVVAVLHDINQACRFADHLVAMRDGRVVAAGAPGDIVDADLVKEVFDLSCIVVPDPLTATPMIVPKP, from the coding sequence GTGACCGGTCGCCTGGCCGCCCGCGACGTCACCCTCGCCTACGGCGACCGCACGGTGTCGGAGGGCCTGGCCCTGGACGTCCCCGACGGGAGGTTCACCGCCGTCATCGGGACGAACGCGTGCGGCAAGTCGACCCTGCTGCGCGCGTTCGCCCGCCAGCTGTCGCCCGCGTCCGGACGGGTGGAGCTGGACGGGCGGGACGTCGCCGGGTACCGCCCGAAGCCGTTCGCGCGCGAGGTCGGGTTCCTGCCGCAGGGGCTCGTCGCGCCGGAGAACATGCTCGTCCGGCAGCTCGTCGCGCGCGGCCGGTACCCGCACCAGACGCTGCTGTCGGCGTGGTCGCGGGAGGACGAGCGCGCGGTGTCGGCCGCGATGGACGCGGCGGGCGTCGCGGCGCTCGCGGACCGCCCGGTGGAGAGCCTGTCGGGCGGGCAGCGGCAGCGGGCGTGGATCGCGATGGTCCTCGCGCAGGAGACGTCGTACCTGCTGCTGGACGAGCCGACGACCTTCCTGGACATCACGCACCAGTACCAGCTGCTGACTCTGCTCGCCCGCCTCCGCGACGAGGGCCGCACGGTCGTCGCCGTCCTGCACGACATCAACCAGGCGTGCCGGTTCGCCGACCATCTCGTCGCGATGCGGGACGGACGGGTCGTCGCGGCGGGCGCGCCGGGCGACATCGTCGACGCGGACCTCGTCAAGGAGGTGTTCGACCTGTCCTGCATCGTCGTGCCGGACCCGCTGACGGCCACCCCCATGATCGTCCCGAAGCCCTGA
- a CDS encoding DUF4132 domain-containing protein, which translates to MNRAEQFDEDVVTIPEAWRRHLHPRRGGAAAPVAGPSRKAVEKARALAGAHPFGTGEAPHAAAVAVAEARPGDAAAVQRTFVDAWTVEHGVGFAACALVELVLTKVTRDADGAVDGIARREGGDGLGNVDPETVRRMRALLAVAGEDDHADAVERLAGVRERTPLTMWLASYLVPTRRKWVDQCLGARIEIKPHLRWLQLCTFDRPSQLESTLPRLYWGEPNRGLLATMADGMGAGIVPFLLRTLDAGHLPGPERRLLFETLGILPSDEAFRALVDRFGERPAKPVLVGAMRRFPVRALRLLAGTPAGLLDGHVRAHAELVASVLPTLPDDVRTVVEPLAAASARVPEGVPDELAAMLAAASPPKAGEWLVPEALPQVLHRDRERAVPADAAPALPALPVSTLRAACDPESLGEFGRALFRAWQDAGAPSGDRWALAQLGRTGDDATVRWLAPLVRAWPGEGRHRHAAAGLDVLAEIGSDLALTHLHSIARKARYKGLRERAREKIEQVARSRGLTADELADRLVPAFGLDAAGTMVLDYGPRRFTVGFTERLAPYVADESGGALRTLPKPGARDERERASAAYKAFAALKKDVRAVAAEQVGRLEEAMLARRRWSPDEFRAFFADHPLVRHLARRLVWTAGDGADATAFRIAEDGTLADAADAPFVLPASARIGIPHPLDLNGSVDAWSEVFADYEILQPFPQLGRPVHALTDGERGSGRLERFEGTEAPSGSVLGLVRRGWERGAPQDAGAELWISREVAGGRHVVVGLDPGFQAGAPLAAGDRQTLERVWLARRPGSDRNDTPLRFGDLDPVVASEFLADLESLTGAAT; encoded by the coding sequence GTGAACCGAGCCGAGCAGTTCGACGAAGACGTGGTGACGATTCCCGAGGCGTGGCGTCGGCACCTGCATCCCCGCCGCGGAGGCGCCGCGGCGCCCGTCGCCGGGCCGTCCCGGAAAGCGGTGGAGAAGGCCCGCGCGCTCGCCGGGGCCCACCCGTTCGGGACGGGCGAGGCGCCGCACGCGGCGGCCGTGGCCGTCGCGGAGGCGCGGCCGGGGGACGCGGCGGCGGTGCAGCGCACGTTCGTCGACGCCTGGACGGTCGAGCACGGTGTCGGGTTCGCGGCGTGCGCGCTGGTCGAACTGGTCCTCACGAAGGTGACGCGCGACGCGGACGGGGCCGTGGACGGGATCGCCCGGCGGGAGGGCGGCGACGGGCTCGGGAACGTCGACCCCGAGACCGTCCGGCGGATGCGCGCGCTGCTGGCCGTGGCGGGCGAGGACGACCACGCGGACGCGGTGGAGCGGCTCGCGGGCGTCCGCGAGCGGACGCCGCTGACGATGTGGCTCGCGTCGTACCTGGTGCCGACGCGGCGGAAGTGGGTCGACCAGTGTCTCGGCGCCCGGATCGAGATCAAGCCGCACCTGCGGTGGCTGCAGCTCTGCACGTTCGACCGGCCGTCGCAGCTCGAGTCGACGTTGCCGCGGCTGTACTGGGGCGAGCCGAACCGGGGCCTGCTGGCCACCATGGCCGACGGGATGGGCGCGGGGATCGTGCCGTTCCTCCTGCGCACCCTCGACGCCGGGCACCTTCCGGGGCCGGAGCGCAGGCTCCTGTTCGAGACGCTGGGGATCCTGCCGTCGGACGAGGCGTTCCGGGCGCTCGTCGACCGGTTCGGCGAACGGCCGGCGAAGCCGGTGCTGGTGGGGGCGATGCGCCGGTTCCCGGTGCGCGCCCTGCGGCTGCTCGCGGGGACGCCGGCCGGGCTGCTGGACGGGCACGTGCGGGCGCACGCCGAACTCGTCGCGTCCGTCCTGCCGACCCTGCCGGACGACGTGCGGACGGTCGTCGAGCCGCTCGCGGCGGCGTCCGCGCGCGTCCCCGAGGGGGTGCCGGACGAACTGGCGGCGATGCTCGCGGCGGCGTCGCCGCCCAAGGCCGGGGAATGGCTCGTCCCCGAGGCCCTTCCGCAGGTGCTCCACCGGGACCGTGAGCGGGCCGTGCCCGCCGACGCCGCACCGGCGCTGCCCGCGCTCCCCGTGTCGACCCTCCGCGCGGCGTGCGACCCCGAGTCGCTGGGGGAGTTCGGGCGGGCGCTGTTCCGCGCGTGGCAGGACGCGGGCGCGCCGTCCGGGGACCGGTGGGCGCTGGCGCAGCTCGGCCGGACGGGCGACGACGCGACCGTCCGGTGGCTCGCGCCGCTGGTCCGGGCGTGGCCGGGAGAGGGCCGCCACCGGCACGCGGCCGCCGGGCTGGACGTCCTCGCCGAGATCGGCTCCGACCTCGCGCTGACGCACCTGCACTCGATCGCGCGCAAGGCCCGGTACAAGGGGCTGCGCGAGCGGGCGCGGGAGAAGATCGAGCAGGTGGCGCGGTCGCGCGGCCTCACGGCGGACGAGCTCGCCGACCGGCTCGTGCCCGCCTTCGGCCTCGACGCGGCGGGCACGATGGTCCTCGACTACGGACCGCGCCGGTTCACCGTCGGGTTCACCGAGCGGCTCGCGCCGTACGTCGCCGACGAATCGGGCGGGGCGCTCAGGACGCTCCCGAAGCCGGGGGCGAGGGACGAACGGGAGCGCGCGTCCGCCGCGTACAAGGCGTTCGCCGCGTTGAAGAAGGACGTCCGCGCGGTCGCCGCCGAGCAGGTGGGGCGCCTGGAGGAGGCGATGCTCGCCCGGCGGCGCTGGTCCCCGGACGAGTTCCGCGCCTTCTTCGCGGACCATCCCCTCGTCCGGCACCTCGCGCGCCGCCTCGTCTGGACCGCCGGGGACGGCGCGGACGCGACGGCGTTCCGCATCGCCGAGGACGGCACGCTCGCCGACGCGGCCGACGCCCCGTTCGTCCTTCCCGCGTCCGCCCGGATCGGCATCCCGCACCCGCTCGACCTGAACGGTTCGGTGGACGCGTGGTCGGAGGTGTTCGCCGACTACGAGATCCTGCAGCCGTTCCCCCAGCTCGGACGGCCCGTGCACGCGCTCACCGACGGGGAGCGCGGGTCGGGACGCCTGGAGCGGTTCGAGGGGACGGAGGCGCCGTCGGGTTCGGTCCTCGGTCTCGTCCGGCGCGGCTGGGAACGCGGAGCCCCGCAGGACGCGGGCGCCGAACTGTGGATCTCGCGGGAGGTCGCCGGCGGCCGCCACGTCGTGGTCGGCCTCGACCCGGGCTTCCAGGCGGGGGCGCCCCTCGCGGCCGGTGACCGGCAGACGCTCGAACGCGTGTGGCTCGCCCGCCGCCCCGGCTCCGACCGCAACGACACCCCGCTGCGGTTCGGCGATCTGGACCCGGTGGTCGCGTCCGAGTTCCTCGCCGACCTGGAGTCCCTGACCGGTGCCGCCACGTGA
- a CDS encoding siderophore-interacting protein produces MRRDNPRERVLEHHRTGEGVERIGYPICVRTAAIVRRERVAPRMLRLTVGGPGLDGTHTYQADDHVKIVFPDPDGTRRDPVFNEETLELDWPRPFPRTRTYTIRRFDAEAREMDLDFVLHEGGLASAWATGAAIGEDVVIAGPPGAKAFPQHHGHYVFAIDATALPALGRWLEEAPAATSATVVVETEHEDEHRYPLAGRDGVRFVRLVRDGGESRLARTVMDLEPVPAGSFLVAAGEADAIKPLRAWSKDRMDAYITGYWKRGVADLDG; encoded by the coding sequence ATGCGCAGGGACAACCCGCGCGAGCGGGTGCTGGAGCACCACCGGACCGGCGAGGGCGTCGAGCGCATCGGCTACCCGATCTGCGTGCGCACGGCCGCGATCGTCCGCCGGGAGCGGGTCGCGCCGCGGATGCTGCGGCTGACGGTGGGCGGCCCCGGGCTCGACGGGACGCACACCTACCAGGCCGACGACCACGTCAAGATCGTGTTCCCGGACCCGGACGGGACGCGCCGCGACCCCGTGTTCAACGAGGAGACGCTCGAGCTCGACTGGCCGCGCCCGTTCCCCCGCACCCGCACGTACACGATCCGCCGGTTCGACGCGGAGGCGCGGGAGATGGACCTCGACTTCGTCCTGCACGAGGGCGGGCTCGCCTCGGCGTGGGCGACGGGGGCCGCGATCGGCGAGGACGTCGTGATCGCGGGGCCGCCCGGCGCGAAGGCGTTCCCGCAGCACCACGGCCACTACGTGTTCGCGATCGACGCGACGGCGCTGCCGGCGCTCGGCCGCTGGCTGGAGGAGGCCCCCGCGGCGACGTCGGCCACCGTGGTCGTCGAGACCGAGCACGAGGACGAGCACCGGTACCCGCTCGCCGGACGGGACGGCGTCCGGTTCGTCCGGCTCGTCCGGGACGGCGGGGAGTCGCGGCTCGCCCGCACGGTCATGGACCTGGAGCCCGTGCCCGCTGGATCGTTCCTGGTCGCGGCCGGGGAGGCCGACGCGATCAAGCCGCTGCGGGCGTGGAGCAAGGACCGGATGGACGCCTACATCACCGGCTACTGGAAGCGCGGAGTGGCCGACCTTGACGGGTGA
- a CDS encoding FecCD family ABC transporter permease: MKAGTSSLLVLRAGPVTAQVERRTVVVSLVLAAAGLLLGIAGLCRGDDWDSPATVLSALAGYGDSVLVVREWRLPRVAAALLFGAALGAAGAVFQNLTRNPLGSPDVIGLDAGAYTGVLVAITVFGGSAAGLATGSVVGGVLTAAAVYALSLRSGLSGLRLIVVGIAANAMLTAVNSWIMLRADLDLAIAATGWQAGSLNGLDWAELRFPFAIAGAFLLLLAVLSRALHQAALGDEVAAASGVHLNLLRPLAVLAGVGCTAAVTSAAGPIVFVALAAPQIGRRLAGAPGVPLLPAALTGALLLLAADIAAQTVLAPVQLPVGVVTTAIGGTYLIWLLIKEVRRP, translated from the coding sequence GTGAAGGCGGGGACTTCGAGCCTTCTCGTTCTCCGTGCCGGGCCCGTCACCGCGCAGGTGGAGCGGCGGACGGTCGTGGTGTCGCTCGTCCTCGCGGCGGCCGGGCTGCTGCTCGGGATCGCGGGGCTGTGCCGGGGCGACGACTGGGACTCCCCCGCGACCGTCCTGTCCGCGCTGGCCGGGTACGGCGACTCCGTCCTGGTGGTGCGGGAGTGGCGGCTGCCGCGGGTGGCGGCCGCGCTGCTGTTCGGCGCGGCGCTGGGCGCCGCCGGGGCCGTCTTCCAGAACCTCACCCGCAACCCGCTCGGCAGCCCGGACGTCATCGGGCTGGACGCGGGCGCCTACACCGGCGTGCTGGTGGCGATCACCGTGTTCGGCGGGTCGGCGGCGGGCCTGGCGACCGGCTCGGTCGTGGGCGGGGTGCTCACCGCGGCGGCCGTCTACGCGCTGTCGCTGCGCTCGGGCCTCAGCGGGCTGCGGCTGATCGTCGTCGGCATCGCCGCGAACGCGATGCTGACCGCCGTGAACTCGTGGATCATGCTGCGCGCCGACCTGGACCTGGCGATCGCCGCGACGGGCTGGCAGGCGGGGTCCCTCAACGGGCTCGACTGGGCGGAACTGCGGTTCCCGTTCGCCATCGCCGGCGCGTTCCTGCTGCTGCTCGCCGTCCTGTCGCGCGCCCTGCACCAGGCGGCGCTGGGCGACGAGGTCGCCGCGGCGTCGGGCGTCCACCTGAACCTGCTGCGGCCGCTCGCGGTCCTGGCGGGGGTGGGCTGCACCGCCGCCGTGACGTCCGCGGCGGGCCCGATCGTGTTCGTGGCGCTCGCCGCCCCGCAGATCGGGCGGCGGCTCGCGGGCGCGCCCGGCGTCCCGCTGCTGCCCGCCGCGCTGACCGGCGCGCTGCTGCTGCTCGCCGCCGACATCGCGGCGCAGACCGTCCTCGCGCCCGTCCAGCTGCCGGTCGGCGTGGTGACGACCGCGATCGGCGGCACCTACCTCATCTGGCTGCTCATCAAGGAGGTGCGACGACCGTGA